Genomic window (Oryzias latipes chromosome 17, ASM223467v1):
gatgctgattagacagcatgattattgcacaggtgtgccttagactggccacaataaacggccactctgaaatcttcagttgtatcacacagcacaatgccacagatgtcgcaagttttgagggagcgtgcaattgccATGCTGATAGCAgaaatgtccaccagagctgttgctaggcaattgaatgtccatttcttcACCATAAGCCGCCTCCAAAGGCGTTTctgagaatttggcagcacatccaactggcctcacaaccgcagaccatgtgtaaccacaccagcccaagacctccacatccagcatgtccacctccaagatcgtctgagactagtcactcggacagctgctgaaacaatcagTTTGCATAAcaacagaatttctgcacaaactgtcagaaaccgtctcagggaagctcatctgcatgctcttcgtcctcatcgaggtctcgacctcactccagttcgtcgtcgtaaccgacttgagtgggcaaaagctcacatgcgatggcgtctggcacgttgtagaggtgttctcttcacggatgaatcccggtttacactgttcagggcagatggcagacagcgtgtgtggcgtcgtgtgggtgagcggtttttttatgtcaatgttgtggatcgagtagcccatggtggtggtggggttatggtatgggcaggcatctgttatgggcgaagaacacaggtgcatttcattgatggcatttggaatgcacagagataccgtgacccattgttgtgccgtacatccaacaacatcacctcatgttgcagcatgataatgcacggccccatgttgcaaggatctgtacacaattcttggaagctgaaaccatcccagttcttgcatggccagcatacccAGCGGACATATCACTCactgagcatgtttgggatgctctggatcggcgtatacaacagcgtgttccagttcctgccaatatccagcaacttcgcacagccattgaagaagagtggaccaacattccacaggccacaatagacaacctgatcaccaaatggtggtcacaccagatactgactggttatctgagtcccctgaccccctcaataaaacaaaactgaagatttcagagtggccttttttcttgtggccagtctaaggcacacctgtgcaataatcatgctgtctaatcagcatcttgatatggcacacctgtgaggtgggatggattgtcttggcaaaggagaagttctcactatcacagatttagacagatttgtgaacaacatttcagagaactggttattttgtgtatgtggaaaatgtttcacatctttgagttcataccataaaaaatgggagcaataacaaaagttttgcgcttatatttttggtcagtgtatgttatatatttttttcagctCTAGCCAGGGATCCATGCAATAACGTTTCATAATATTCCGTTAAAAAAAAGTGCGAGTAATAGGAGAACACCACTTTTGCCCCAAAATGTCTGCAAAGCCGTAGGTTATGTGGCCAtcccaaaataatttaaaaacattgtttggaTTTCCCCAACACATATACATTAGTTTTGCTAAGgaattcagaatttttttttctgaagctcCATTGGAGATTTTAgcccattaattttttttacggTTTTGCATGCTATGATGTCATCATTGGGGGGAGGTGGCTGTTCATTATGCCCAAAATTAAAGTTCACCTAGTAAAAGGTGTGTttaaattttggtgagttttcatGCTCGTGGCAGGTGTCAAATTCACTCTAAAAGTTATATAGTTTATGTAAAATTCTAGCTGAgtctgcagttttctttttgcgCCATTTTCTTGTGTCCCACACCCGCATTGCTTATTAAAAATAAGCGAGCTAGCTAAGATCGCAACGCTTGTGACCACGCGCCTGCCGTTTAAAATGTGTGGCCCTATGACAGATTGGGCAACCTGCTTATGTGtttcctgcctttgcccaacagtagttAAGAAGGTTAAAGCAACACTGtgatcccaaaagggattcagtgggtttagaaaatggatggatggataatttgtaatgtttttaagTGAAATAGATTTCTAATTTAAGTTCTGTTTTCTAATTCAAGTTCACACAGCTCCATTCGCTGAGGAGTGGGTTTGTTGCTTTCCTGAAAGTGGTTCCCATctttcttttgaaaaacatcATATTCAAGAACATTAGGagtcttgttttttaaatggttaaagTTTAAATTTGATGATAAACATTACGAAATTCTTCATTCCTTTTAAATTTCatgcacaatttttttaaatttattcttTAATAGCAAATGCTGTTtgctaagattattttaatTCACAATAATCTTTCCTCtccataaataaacaacaaaggGCCCACTACCGAGGCTTGAGGAACTCCACACTCAACTTTTAGAAACAGGTATGTGCTTTAATTAAAGCAGTGTGATAAAACAAGAAGctcatttttcatttctggCTCACAGAGCTGATAATATGAGCTTGTTAGGAAAAGTTATTGAATATATTTACAAAGTCATAGATCAGCCGGGTATCATAATCCTCCACTTGCTCTGCAGAgttaagcctttttttctttgttctcctttttttccagctcttttcTTAAGGATTCCAATGCAGCATACGTCCACACGAGCAGAAAATCCATATGTTTCTTTAAATCTGCAGCGTATGAAGGCAGCAtgtctttgttctcctcctcACACAGAGTCTGAATTTAGCACCTGAGGCTTCGGCTCCCAGAACTCCTCATTGTGAGCTTGCTCCACCATCGGGATGACCTTGACATTCTGCAGACAAAGACAAGCATGAATTTGTATCAACATTATTGCTTTAATCAATGCTTAACGCAGCattgagaaatgtttttaaattctgtctCAATCTGAAACAAGTATCAGAAAAACGATCTTTTAGTGAAACCAAACaaatcaaaactattttttcaacAACATCGCTGAATGTTTCCTTCACAGTCAGGAAAATCAATTGCATGGTTTCATCAGTAGAGGGAGTCAAAGATCAGCTGCTCTTTACTAATGTTTCTTCATGTGTGCAGGACAATCACTGACCAGCGAGTCAGGCAGCGACTTTTTCTTGAGGAAGTTTTTGCATGAACCCGGACGGCAATGGATGACAGACCAGAACACCGCAAACAGCAGGCCCAGCATGATGATGAGGGTCACAGTCACGGTGGTAGGAGTCCTCCAAGCTGCAATCTCTggacctgcaggaggaggagaaccagaaagTACTGAGATGTCTGTTCAGTCCAAACTGACCCTCACATCTGATCGTTTAACATTTCTACATCTTTGTAAAGAAGTGATAAAAGTTTCAGTCAACAAAAAGTTCTTAGAAACCACTGATGGGTGGATTTTTGGAATCATTGAAACCTGTTTATGAATAACAAGCCGCTGTGTGATAACAAAGCAGTATGAACTTTCTATCCAAAACCTGTCTGAGGAATTTGACCTAACAGGTTCTAATTTAAGGATGTATTGGCCAGGAACTATGAGAGCGGGTCAAAACATCAAGAGAAAGACAGACATGTAGCACTTCCATCCTTGTTGGGACAGCTAAgttattaaaactttaaatttcGATTACCAGCTTTGAACATCGAGAACAAAACCTTTTACTTTGATACGGTGGAGGCATGCTGTaaggcggttactggcaagGAGAGATGCCATGGGTGCTTCAACTCAGGATGCTAACAACTCCAGTGATGAGGAGACGTCGGGTAAGAAGGTACGctgagtgtttatgacatatagattgttgagaaaacagtgagaaACAATGTccatcacgttaaaagttgttttgatgagcctgcattcatctgaccacatttcaatgagttgctgtgtctcatcgttgtggtgtcATGGCGTTGTTTTTAAGAGAACTCTGTTAAGGAAAGTACAAGGTAGCTtctaggatgacatcacagcagcgcGTGCCACTTAACCAGACCCTGTAAAATCATGTAAGAAGTGTTTCAAACAAACAGTTGAACCATTTTTTACTGTTGAATACCACAACAattgttgctttacatttgtctgtgGCTCATCTGTTGCTTCTTTCCTACTGTGTTTACATCACGTGACGACTGGCTGCGGTGGCTGTTTCAGCTCCGAGAACGGATTGTTTTCAGACAAGGATCTCAGAGTGAACCGAAGCTCATtccaattggaaacaaaccgagaccacctcgaaagatgagtttgagagcggttcctggtctcGGACCAGGGTCAGCttggatgtattcagactgaaaatttgttctggattattgggagaaacaaactctggttcacttaaagctgaccaaatgtgtccaaacaGTCTGAAGACACCCTAATAGAAGAAAGAGGGAAGATAACAGCTTTGTGTTTACATCAAAATGATAGAGGGACGTGTTTCCAGACCCTAACCTTTGAAAGGCCACCCGAACATTTGAAAGACAAACCAAACAGTGAAAACTAACCACTCCAGAATAgacctgtgtttgtgtttttactgtatACCTGTGACTAACACACAGTGGGGGCGGGTGCTGCTGCTGCGAACCCCCGAGTACAGCATGAGCTGAGCCCTGACGCAGTACACTTTCCCCTCATGCAGCCCCTCAATGTGCAGCATCGGTTGCTCTGGTGTCAAAGAGTACTCCACTTTCTGAAATAAGAAAATGTGAGCACGTACTGTGATAAAGAAAGGACAAATGATGAAAATATCATAGTGAAAAAACGAAGGAATGGGTGAGACCTGCTGCTCATCTTTCCTCCACACCGTCAGTTTGATGGAAGCAGAAAGAGGAAATTCTTCCATCAACACCTGCAGAGTATCACCTGCTGTTTTCACCTTCATTTCAGGCACAGTTAGCTGAGCTGCAGGCAGAATTTCTCACTTTTAATATCCCTCTTTTAGCTTCATAAACTAGAGATCTGCAGATTGCAGACGTGTGTGCTGCAAAACTTTGAAAAGATGAAAGAAGGTCTCACTGTTTCTTCTGTTGAACGGAGAGCCGAGCTTGGTCCAGTTTGAAACCTCCGAGCCGCACTGAGCTCGGACCTGCAAGTCATAGTCGGAGTCGGATCCCACCTCAAAG
Coding sequences:
- the LOC111949120 gene encoding interleukin-20 receptor subunit beta-like, which produces MKDSFFPLVFGMESEVTILRCAAMVVILMNCTDDIWTLPAPSRVFVDSVNMRHILRWRPPQAACNTTVLFSVQFQGEFELLVKNGTWMDVFDCQQIPFAHCDLSFEVGSDSDYDLQVRAQCGSEVSNWTKLGSPFNRRNTQLTVPEMKVKTAGDTLQVLMEEFPLSASIKLTVWRKDEQQKVEYSLTPEQPMLHIEGLHEGKVYCVRAQLMLYSGVRSSSTRPHCVLVTGPEIAAWRTPTTVTVTLIIMLGLLFAVFWSVIHCRPGSCKNFLKKKSLPDSLNVKVIPMVEQAHNEEFWEPKPQVLNSDSV